A portion of the Lysinibacillus timonensis genome contains these proteins:
- a CDS encoding DUF5325 family protein → MNLAKLVMFIFALAAILSMVSIGYAIAVGSVFGVIAAIVALIFAFILGFKMKRKFREQGLL, encoded by the coding sequence ATGAACTTAGCAAAATTAGTTATGTTTATCTTTGCATTGGCTGCCATTCTATCAATGGTTTCAATCGGATATGCAATAGCAGTCGGCAGTGTGTTTGGAGTAATTGCAGCAATTGTAGCTTTAATCTTTGCCTTTATATTAGGATTTAAAATGAAACGTAAATTCCGGGAACAGGGTTTACTATGA
- the typA gene encoding translational GTPase TypA — protein MTNLRQDLRNIAIIAHVDHGKTTLVDQLLKQSGTFRTNEHVEERAMDSNDIERERGITILAKNTAVNYNGTRINILDTPGHADFGGEVERILKMVDGVLLVVDAYEGCMPQTRFVLKKALEQKLTPIVVVNKVDKDSARPEEVVDEVLDLLIELGADEDQLDFPVVYASGVNGTASLDSDPSKQEENMQCLFESIIENIPAPADTRDEPLQFQVALLDYNDFVGRIGIGRVFRGTIHVGQQVALMKLDGSVKQFRVTKLFGFFGLKREEIQEAYAGDLIAVSGMEEINVGETVCPVDHQEALTPLRIDEPTLQMTFLVNNSPFAGREGKWITSRKIEERLRSQLQTDVSLRVEDTDSPDAWIVSGRGELHLSILIENMRREGYELQVSKPQVIIREIDGVKCEPIERVQIDVPEESVGSIIESLGNRKGEMLDMVNEGNGQVRLIFMVPARGLIGYTTEFMSLTKGFGIINHTFDSYQPVVAGRVGGRHQGALVSMETGKASTYGMMQIEDRGTLFVEPGTEIYEGMIVGENNRDNDITVNITKMKQKTNVRSATKDQTNVIKKPRILTLEEALEFLDEDEYLEVTPQSIRLRKQILDKNEREKVAKKKKFAEQ, from the coding sequence ATGACAAATTTACGTCAAGATTTACGCAATATCGCGATTATCGCACACGTTGACCATGGGAAAACAACATTAGTCGATCAATTATTAAAGCAATCTGGAACGTTCCGTACAAACGAGCATGTGGAAGAACGTGCTATGGACTCAAATGATATTGAGCGTGAGCGCGGAATTACGATTCTAGCTAAAAATACAGCAGTAAATTATAACGGTACTCGTATTAATATTTTAGATACACCGGGTCACGCAGATTTCGGTGGAGAAGTAGAACGTATTTTAAAAATGGTAGATGGTGTTTTACTAGTAGTTGATGCATATGAGGGTTGTATGCCTCAAACACGTTTTGTATTGAAAAAAGCATTAGAACAAAAATTAACACCTATCGTTGTAGTAAATAAAGTAGATAAAGATTCTGCTCGCCCTGAAGAAGTAGTAGATGAAGTATTAGACCTACTTATTGAATTAGGCGCAGATGAAGATCAATTAGACTTCCCAGTTGTATATGCATCTGGTGTAAATGGTACTGCATCTTTAGATTCAGACCCATCAAAACAAGAAGAAAATATGCAATGTCTATTCGAATCAATTATTGAGAACATCCCAGCACCAGCAGATACACGTGACGAGCCTTTACAATTCCAAGTAGCGTTACTTGATTATAACGATTTCGTAGGACGTATCGGTATTGGTCGTGTATTCCGTGGGACAATCCATGTTGGTCAACAAGTAGCATTAATGAAATTAGATGGATCAGTTAAACAATTCCGTGTTACTAAACTATTCGGTTTCTTCGGTTTAAAACGTGAAGAAATTCAAGAAGCGTATGCTGGCGATTTAATTGCAGTATCTGGTATGGAAGAAATTAATGTAGGGGAAACAGTATGTCCAGTTGACCATCAAGAGGCATTAACACCATTACGAATTGATGAACCTACATTACAAATGACTTTCTTAGTAAACAATTCACCATTTGCAGGTCGCGAAGGTAAATGGATTACGTCTAGAAAGATAGAAGAACGTCTTCGTTCTCAATTACAAACAGACGTATCTTTACGTGTAGAGGATACAGACTCTCCAGATGCTTGGATCGTTTCAGGTCGTGGAGAACTTCACCTTTCTATCCTAATAGAAAACATGCGCCGTGAAGGCTATGAATTACAAGTGTCAAAACCACAAGTAATCATTCGTGAAATTGATGGCGTCAAATGTGAACCAATTGAACGTGTTCAAATCGATGTACCAGAAGAAAGTGTAGGTTCAATCATTGAATCTTTAGGTAACCGTAAAGGTGAAATGTTAGATATGGTGAATGAAGGTAATGGACAAGTTCGTTTAATCTTCATGGTACCAGCACGTGGACTAATCGGTTATACAACGGAATTTATGTCCTTAACAAAAGGCTTTGGTATTATTAATCATACATTTGATTCTTACCAACCGGTTGTTGCAGGTCGTGTAGGTGGACGTCACCAAGGTGCGCTTGTATCAATGGAAACAGGAAAAGCTAGTACCTATGGTATGATGCAAATCGAAGACCGTGGTACACTATTTGTGGAACCAGGCACGGAAATTTACGAAGGTATGATCGTTGGAGAAAATAACCGTGATAATGATATTACGGTAAATATTACAAAAATGAAGCAAAAAACAAATGTTCGTTCAGCTACTAAAGACCAAACAAATGTTATTAAAAAACCTCGTATCCTAACACTTGAAGAAGCACTTGAGTTCTTAGATGAAGATGAGTATTTAGAGGTTACACCTCAATCGATTCGTTTACGTAAACAAATTTTAGACAAAAACGAACGTGAAAAAGTAGCAAAAAAGAAAAAGTTTGCTGAACAATAA
- a CDS encoding aminotransferase class I/II-fold pyridoxal phosphate-dependent enzyme, with protein MSQLETPLFDALLKHRNRHPIQFHIPGHKKGQGMDPAFREFVGDNVLSIDLINIAPLDDLHSPKGVIKEAQKLAAEAFGADYTFFSVQGTSGAIMTMIMSVVGPGDKIIVPRNVHKSTMSAIVLAGAIPIFIAPEIDTEYGISHGISVESVEKALNTYPDAKAMLVINPTYFGFAADLKRIVDLAHERNIPVIVDEAHGVHIKFHDELPVSAMQAGADMAATSVHKLGGSLTQSSVLNVREGLVSINRVQSVFSMLTTTSTSYPILASLDTARRQLAVHGYDLIEDTIRLAKDARKRINKIPHLKCAGRELLKSSATFDMDPTKLLISVKDLGITGHQAEEWLRQNANIEVELSDLYNILCIITLGDSKKEINLLVNALQRMSLAFESEASITQTKVSVPDIPALAMSPRNAFYASTEMIPFKESAGYICAEFIMVYPPGIPIFIPGEIITEENIEYIQMNIDAGLPLQGPEDRTMQFVRVIKERKPIF; from the coding sequence TTGTCACAATTAGAAACTCCATTGTTCGACGCATTACTCAAACATCGAAATAGACATCCAATCCAGTTTCATATTCCTGGTCATAAAAAGGGACAAGGAATGGATCCGGCTTTTCGTGAGTTTGTCGGCGACAACGTATTGTCAATTGATTTAATTAATATTGCTCCACTAGATGACCTGCATTCTCCTAAAGGTGTTATTAAAGAAGCACAGAAATTGGCAGCAGAAGCCTTTGGTGCTGACTATACATTCTTTTCTGTACAAGGTACTAGCGGTGCTATAATGACGATGATCATGTCCGTCGTTGGTCCAGGAGATAAAATTATAGTGCCTCGAAATGTTCATAAGTCGACAATGTCTGCAATTGTACTTGCAGGTGCTATTCCAATCTTTATCGCACCAGAAATTGATACTGAATACGGTATTTCACATGGTATTTCGGTAGAATCAGTAGAAAAGGCATTGAACACTTATCCAGACGCAAAAGCAATGTTAGTTATTAATCCTACTTATTTTGGGTTTGCAGCAGACTTAAAACGAATTGTTGACCTTGCTCATGAGCGTAACATTCCCGTTATTGTTGATGAAGCGCATGGTGTTCATATAAAATTTCATGATGAGTTACCTGTTTCTGCTATGCAAGCAGGAGCTGACATGGCAGCAACAAGCGTACACAAACTAGGTGGCTCATTAACTCAAAGTTCAGTATTAAATGTTCGTGAAGGACTAGTATCTATTAATCGTGTTCAATCTGTTTTTTCGATGTTAACGACTACCTCAACTTCATATCCTATTCTCGCATCACTGGATACTGCTCGACGACAATTAGCCGTTCATGGGTATGATTTAATAGAGGATACAATCCGATTAGCAAAGGATGCTAGAAAAAGAATCAATAAGATTCCACATTTAAAATGTGCTGGGCGTGAACTTTTAAAATCTTCCGCTACCTTTGATATGGATCCAACTAAATTATTGATTAGTGTCAAAGATTTAGGAATTACAGGCCATCAAGCAGAAGAATGGCTACGTCAAAATGCCAATATTGAAGTTGAACTATCCGACCTATATAATATACTTTGTATCATTACACTAGGTGATTCGAAAAAGGAAATCAACTTATTAGTTAATGCATTACAACGTATGTCACTAGCTTTCGAGTCAGAAGCTTCTATAACACAAACAAAAGTATCAGTACCAGATATTCCAGCTTTAGCAATGTCTCCACGGAATGCATTTTACGCATCAACAGAAATGATTCCATTTAAAGAGTCAGCTGGTTATATTTGTGCAGAGTTTATAATGGTGTATCCTCCGGGAATACCAATTTTTATTCCAGGAGAAATTATTACAGAAGAAAATATTGAATACATTCAAATGAATATTGATGCTGGCCTCCCTCTCCAAGGTCCAGAAGATCGAACTATGCAATTTGTTCGTGTAATTAAAGAACGTAAACCAATATTCTAG
- a CDS encoding nitronate monooxygenase family protein, with protein MNWETRVTKLLGIKYPIIQGGLAYLAYSELAAAVSEAGGLGQITAMSLKSPNLLREEIRKVRNKTTKPFGVNFAIGNFGQGYEDLVRVVIDEKVPVITMTGGNPLPLFQLLEGVDCKKLVLVAARRQAQKAEQLGADAVIVVGQEGGGHLGKDDVGTMVLVPQVVDSVSIPVIASGGIGDGRGWMAAHSLGAEGIEMGTRFIATKECVHASPAYIEALLNSSESDTTIIKKSLGTPGRVLKTQFTNEILDIEKVSPTYVALKHYISGEANKKFIYEGDETQGYGWAGQITGMINDVPTVEQLIHRMVVQAEDIRLKWGQ; from the coding sequence ATGAATTGGGAAACTCGCGTAACGAAATTATTAGGGATAAAATATCCAATCATCCAAGGTGGACTTGCCTACCTCGCCTATTCAGAGTTAGCAGCTGCTGTTTCAGAAGCAGGAGGACTTGGTCAAATAACAGCTATGAGTTTGAAATCACCTAACTTATTGAGAGAGGAAATTAGAAAAGTTCGAAATAAAACAACTAAACCCTTTGGTGTTAATTTTGCGATAGGCAACTTTGGACAAGGGTATGAAGATTTAGTACGAGTTGTGATAGATGAAAAAGTGCCAGTTATTACGATGACGGGTGGGAACCCTTTACCATTGTTTCAATTATTAGAAGGTGTCGACTGTAAAAAGTTAGTGTTGGTTGCAGCACGAAGACAGGCACAGAAAGCTGAACAACTAGGTGCGGACGCTGTAATTGTTGTAGGACAAGAAGGCGGTGGACATTTAGGTAAAGATGATGTCGGTACGATGGTGCTTGTACCTCAAGTGGTAGATAGTGTTTCAATACCTGTAATTGCATCAGGAGGTATAGGGGACGGGCGTGGATGGATGGCCGCTCATTCACTTGGTGCAGAAGGAATTGAAATGGGTACAAGATTTATTGCTACAAAAGAATGTGTTCATGCATCACCTGCGTATATTGAGGCATTACTAAATAGTAGTGAATCAGATACAACGATTATAAAAAAATCTCTTGGTACTCCCGGACGAGTATTAAAAACCCAATTTACAAATGAAATATTAGATATTGAAAAAGTTTCACCTACATATGTAGCATTAAAACATTATATAAGTGGTGAAGCAAATAAGAAATTTATATATGAAGGTGATGAAACGCAAGGTTATGGCTGGGCAGGTCAAATCACTGGAATGATTAACGACGTTCCTACAGTTGAGCAACTAATTCATAGAATGGTTGTACAAGCAGAAGATATACGGTTAAAATGGGGACAATAA
- a CDS encoding YktB family protein yields MLNKVDWTNRDFDVFKVEGLEQRMEALTTIVRPKFQFLGETYADYLSMKLGEEFFPHVAKHARRTINPPKDSWVAFAPYKRGYKSLPHFQIGLWDTYLFIIVAIIYEAPQKTVMANRLLENIEEFDQLPANFIFSSDHMSQDAITLEVGRESQLEQALIRLRDVKKSDFLVGRHISREEAVQLSSKEFLKITEETFEALLPIYNIIVDK; encoded by the coding sequence ATGTTAAATAAAGTTGATTGGACTAATAGAGATTTTGATGTCTTCAAAGTTGAAGGACTGGAACAACGAATGGAAGCACTAACTACAATTGTCCGTCCAAAATTCCAATTCCTAGGCGAGACTTACGCCGACTATTTAAGTATGAAGTTAGGAGAGGAATTTTTCCCACATGTTGCAAAACATGCTAGGAGAACAATTAATCCTCCAAAAGATTCTTGGGTAGCATTTGCTCCATATAAGCGTGGTTACAAATCACTTCCTCATTTTCAAATTGGACTTTGGGATACATATTTATTCATCATTGTCGCGATAATTTATGAAGCTCCTCAAAAAACAGTGATGGCAAATCGTCTTCTAGAAAATATAGAAGAGTTTGATCAATTGCCAGCTAATTTTATTTTTTCTAGTGATCATATGTCTCAAGATGCTATAACATTAGAAGTTGGAAGAGAAAGTCAACTAGAACAGGCATTAATCCGATTACGAGACGTGAAAAAAAGTGATTTCTTAGTTGGACGTCATATTTCTCGAGAAGAAGCAGTTCAGCTCTCATCCAAGGAGTTCTTAAAAATTACTGAAGAAACTTTTGAAGCACTCTTACCTATTTACAACATCATCGTTGATAAATAA
- a CDS encoding efflux RND transporter permease subunit: MKSLVNFVVKNKLAVWLLAIILMGTGIYSTSRMNMETIPDISIPVITVMTIYPGATPEQVMDDVSIPIEKAITNLKGVSSVVSTSYSNMSNVQVEYDYGSDMAEAERELQSIIDSISLPENVQEPSISRITINAFPILALSVSSDAEDIAALTTTVKEVVLPQLEGIDGVSSVSISGQHINEVELTFDEGKMATLGLSEDTVKQTIQSSDLKVPLGLFPFEEKEQSVVVDGKLTTIEELEELLIPVTPSATNPSPFVTLGDIATVEMIGKVESVSRTNGKNAIAVQIVKGQEANTVKVVNEAKEIAQQLESTIEGITIDITLDQGEPIENSVETMLSKALFGAGFAILIILLFLRDIKSTIISVISIPLSLLIAFTALYQMDITLNMMTLGAMTVAIGRVIDDSIVVVENIYRRLHLKEEQLKGRVLIREATIEMFKPILASTLVTVAVFAPLVFVGGMVGELFMPFALTMTFALLASLLVAITVVPALSHTLFKKKLYGEKGHRDNHESKNSILSRSYKSLLAWSLQHKFISSILAVVILGASLFLIPAVGFSFLPEDEQKVLYLTYTPEAGEIEETTLENVGVVEKELMKRKDVDVIQVSIGGSGNPMMMGAGTDGALMYVIFDPDTENFTDVKSEIEEYVQDLEQTGTWTSQNFSMAMSSNELSYTVNGDELKEVEQVILEIERIMNDSGNLKDVSSSLAERYDEFTLNVDQQTLLQYGLSTIQIAMMLNPNQSNEVITNIENDGTEIDVFVQRNQEIPNSFDQLLEQSITTPLGTTVRLGDIVEVKEGTVSNTISRSKGQLYATVSGTVTTKDVTKASSEIDKEVNNIELPRGVSIGISGVTADMEEAFTQLGLAMLAAIAIVYFILVVTFGEGLAPFAILFSLPFTVIGSLIALWLTNETISVSAMMGMLMLIGIVVTNAIVLVDRIIHMEREGMEMREAILEAGATRLRPILMTAIATIGALIPLAIGAEGSGLISKGLGVTVIGGLLSSTILTLIIVPIVYDLLSKLLNKNRIEIQEE, encoded by the coding sequence TTGAAAAGTTTAGTAAATTTTGTCGTAAAGAATAAACTGGCGGTTTGGTTGTTAGCGATTATATTAATGGGAACAGGAATTTATTCTACTTCACGAATGAATATGGAGACGATACCTGACATCTCAATACCGGTTATTACTGTCATGACAATTTATCCAGGTGCTACTCCTGAACAAGTGATGGATGATGTCTCAATTCCAATAGAAAAGGCTATAACCAATTTAAAAGGTGTTTCTTCAGTTGTTTCAACATCATATTCAAACATGTCAAATGTACAGGTTGAATATGATTACGGATCAGATATGGCTGAGGCTGAACGAGAATTACAATCAATCATTGATAGCATTTCATTACCCGAGAATGTACAAGAACCATCCATTTCTCGTATCACGATCAATGCATTTCCCATTCTAGCATTAAGTGTTTCTAGTGATGCTGAAGATATTGCAGCATTAACAACAACCGTTAAGGAAGTTGTGCTACCACAACTTGAAGGAATTGATGGAGTTTCATCTGTTTCAATATCGGGTCAGCATATTAATGAAGTGGAACTAACTTTTGACGAAGGTAAAATGGCTACACTTGGTTTATCAGAAGATACAGTGAAACAAACCATTCAATCAAGTGACTTAAAAGTACCTTTAGGGTTATTTCCCTTTGAAGAAAAGGAACAGTCTGTTGTTGTAGATGGTAAATTAACTACAATTGAAGAGTTAGAAGAGCTATTGATACCAGTTACGCCTAGTGCAACAAATCCGTCTCCATTTGTAACTTTGGGTGATATTGCAACAGTTGAGATGATAGGTAAAGTGGAATCTGTTTCAAGAACAAATGGAAAAAATGCAATTGCAGTACAGATTGTAAAAGGGCAAGAGGCGAATACAGTTAAAGTTGTAAACGAGGCAAAAGAGATTGCTCAACAATTAGAATCAACGATAGAAGGCATTACAATAGACATTACATTGGATCAAGGTGAGCCTATTGAGAATTCAGTGGAAACAATGTTGAGTAAAGCATTGTTTGGTGCAGGTTTTGCGATTCTGATTATTTTACTTTTCTTAAGGGATATCAAATCAACCATTATCTCGGTTATTTCGATTCCGTTATCATTATTAATTGCGTTTACTGCTCTATATCAAATGGATATTACATTAAACATGATGACACTCGGAGCGATGACTGTTGCTATAGGTCGAGTAATTGACGACTCGATAGTAGTTGTTGAAAATATATATCGACGTTTACACTTAAAAGAGGAACAATTGAAAGGTCGTGTGCTAATTCGTGAAGCAACGATAGAAATGTTCAAACCGATTTTAGCTTCTACACTTGTAACGGTTGCAGTATTTGCACCTCTTGTATTTGTTGGTGGAATGGTCGGGGAACTATTTATGCCGTTTGCTTTAACAATGACATTTGCTTTACTAGCATCTTTGTTAGTAGCTATCACTGTTGTTCCAGCATTGTCTCACACTCTCTTTAAGAAAAAGCTGTATGGTGAGAAAGGCCACAGAGACAACCATGAAAGTAAAAATAGTATCCTTTCTAGAAGTTATAAAAGTCTCCTTGCATGGTCGTTACAGCATAAGTTCATTTCTTCAATCCTTGCAGTTGTTATTCTTGGGGCTAGCTTATTCTTAATACCAGCTGTTGGTTTCAGTTTTCTACCAGAGGATGAACAGAAAGTACTATATTTAACTTACACACCTGAAGCTGGTGAAATAGAAGAAACGACTTTAGAAAATGTCGGTGTTGTAGAAAAGGAATTAATGAAACGTAAAGATGTGGATGTTATTCAAGTTTCAATTGGTGGTAGTGGTAATCCGATGATGATGGGAGCCGGTACAGACGGTGCATTAATGTACGTCATATTTGACCCGGATACAGAAAACTTTACTGATGTTAAATCCGAAATAGAAGAATATGTTCAAGATCTAGAACAAACTGGTACATGGACAAGCCAAAACTTCAGTATGGCAATGTCAAGTAACGAACTAAGTTATACCGTTAATGGGGATGAACTCAAGGAGGTAGAACAAGTTATACTTGAAATTGAGCGAATTATGAATGATTCCGGAAACTTAAAAGACGTATCTTCAAGTCTTGCAGAGAGATATGATGAATTTACATTAAATGTAGATCAGCAAACGTTACTCCAATATGGCTTGTCTACAATACAGATTGCAATGATGTTAAATCCGAACCAATCAAATGAAGTAATCACAAATATTGAAAATGATGGGACTGAAATTGATGTATTTGTTCAGCGAAATCAAGAAATACCCAATTCTTTTGATCAATTGTTAGAACAATCCATTACAACACCTTTAGGGACAACAGTTCGTTTAGGTGACATTGTAGAAGTTAAAGAAGGCACTGTTTCCAATACAATATCACGCAGTAAAGGTCAATTGTACGCCACTGTATCAGGTACTGTCACGACAAAAGACGTTACGAAAGCCTCTTCAGAAATAGATAAAGAAGTAAATAATATTGAATTACCAAGAGGCGTTAGTATTGGAATTTCTGGAGTAACAGCTGATATGGAAGAAGCATTTACACAATTAGGATTAGCAATGCTAGCTGCAATTGCGATTGTGTACTTTATTTTAGTTGTTACATTCGGTGAAGGATTAGCACCTTTTGCGATTTTATTTTCATTACCATTTACAGTAATTGGGTCGTTAATTGCATTATGGTTAACAAATGAAACGATATCCGTATCTGCTATGATGGGAATGCTCATGTTAATCGGTATTGTTGTTACAAATGCGATTGTCCTTGTGGATCGTATTATCCATATGGAAAGAGAAGGAATGGAAATGCGTGAAGCAATATTGGAAGCTGGAGCTACCCGTTTACGACCAATCTTAATGACTGCTATTGCAACAATTGGCGCATTAATTCCACTGGCAATTGGTGCTGAGGGTAGTGGTTTAATTTCGAAAGGCTTAGGCGTTACAGTAATTGGGGGATTACTAAGTTCTACTATATTAACATTAATTATTGTCCCGATTGTATATGATTTATTATCTAAATTATTGAATAAAAACCGAATAGAAATTCAAGAAGAGTAG
- a CDS encoding CidA/LrgA family protein, with protein sequence MNRILKETIQSNMIKIIRIVVQVIILYAFQYLGVLIVFLTKIPLPPSVVGFILLFICLLLNWLKVEYIRDGATFLISFMLLFYIPPMVGIIDYPQLLSPSGTILICVVILSTIFSVLVTIFISQRIESKEEELKKLKDEKREITVQVNQPEYTEGQESQVEDIYNDAEEGVEKIGTSNIHH encoded by the coding sequence GTGAACCGCATCTTAAAAGAAACGATACAATCAAATATGATTAAAATTATTCGTATAGTAGTTCAAGTCATCATTTTATATGCATTTCAATATTTAGGTGTACTCATTGTGTTTCTGACTAAAATACCCTTACCTCCGAGTGTAGTTGGTTTTATTTTATTATTTATTTGTTTACTACTAAATTGGCTTAAGGTCGAATATATTCGTGATGGTGCAACTTTTTTAATAAGCTTTATGCTGTTGTTCTATATTCCACCTATGGTTGGAATTATAGATTATCCACAACTGTTATCACCGTCTGGTACTATATTAATTTGTGTGGTGATTTTAAGTACAATTTTCTCTGTTTTGGTAACGATTTTTATTAGTCAAAGAATAGAGAGCAAAGAAGAAGAGCTTAAAAAATTGAAGGATGAGAAAAGGGAAATTACAGTTCAAGTGAACCAACCTGAATATACTGAGGGGCAAGAGTCACAAGTAGAAGACATATATAATGATGCTGAGGAGGGGGTAGAGAAAATTGGCACTAGCAATATCCATCATTAG
- a CDS encoding inositol monophosphatase family protein: MDLHLIDQFAKDMLFEAGRRIRDAFSFELIVETKSDPNDLVTNIDRETELFFIEKIKAFNPTHRILGEEGMGEKVESLEGPVWLIDPIDGTMNFIKQHRHFMITIGFFVDGIGKLGYIFDVMREDLFYAIENEGAWYNNSPLLKLEPLDIEEAVVGINATWVTPNRVVNHEKIIDLVKTVRGTRSYGSAAMEIAFVVSGKLDAYLSMRLSPWDIGGGTVIANEVGAIATNFKGEKVNLLSTDTFIIANPSIHQLILNKYIETKK, encoded by the coding sequence ATGGATTTACATCTAATTGATCAATTTGCAAAAGACATGCTTTTTGAAGCAGGGAGACGAATACGTGATGCATTTTCGTTTGAGTTAATTGTTGAAACGAAATCAGATCCGAATGATTTAGTAACTAATATTGATCGGGAAACCGAGCTGTTTTTTATTGAGAAAATTAAAGCGTTCAATCCTACTCATCGTATACTAGGTGAAGAAGGCATGGGGGAAAAGGTAGAGTCATTAGAAGGACCAGTTTGGCTTATCGATCCAATCGACGGAACGATGAATTTTATCAAACAACATCGACATTTTATGATTACCATAGGTTTTTTTGTTGATGGTATTGGAAAGTTAGGTTACATATTCGATGTAATGCGTGAGGACCTATTCTATGCTATCGAAAATGAAGGTGCATGGTATAACAATTCTCCTCTATTAAAACTAGAACCATTAGATATTGAAGAGGCTGTAGTTGGCATTAATGCAACATGGGTAACACCAAATCGGGTAGTAAACCATGAGAAAATAATTGATTTAGTCAAAACTGTACGTGGAACTCGCTCATACGGTTCTGCAGCGATGGAAATAGCATTTGTCGTAAGTGGAAAATTGGATGCTTATTTATCTATGAGGTTATCGCCTTGGGATATTGGGGGAGGAACAGTTATCGCTAATGAAGTTGGAGCAATCGCAACTAATTTTAAGGGAGAAAAAGTAAATTTATTATCAACCGACACATTCATAATAGCAAATCCTTCAATTCATCAACTAATTTTAAATAAGTATATTGAAACGAAAAAATGA
- a CDS encoding LrgB family protein, translated as MALAISIISTLVIYLLMVKVYHRFNYPFLMPVITASIIIIVGLLVLHIPYEVYMEGGQWLQHLLGPAVVGLAYPLYNQRHLLVKYKYSIMSGLLIAMMSGLISVYVFLALFRVEKELILTALPKSITTPIAMQVSETIGGIPPLTAVLVMIAGFTGAILGPYIYKFAKVTSPISRGVSMGSASHGIGVSKLAEYGEEDLSIGSVSMSLSAVIGAIICPILAMFIS; from the coding sequence TTGGCACTAGCAATATCCATCATTAGTACACTAGTAATTTATTTATTAATGGTAAAAGTATATCACCGTTTTAATTATCCATTTTTAATGCCGGTTATTACGGCATCCATAATTATAATAGTGGGTTTATTAGTTTTACATATTCCATATGAAGTATATATGGAAGGTGGGCAATGGTTACAACATTTGTTAGGACCAGCAGTAGTTGGGTTGGCCTATCCTCTATATAATCAACGACACTTATTAGTAAAATATAAATATAGCATAATGTCTGGCTTGCTTATTGCAATGATGAGTGGGCTCATAAGTGTTTATGTTTTTTTAGCACTATTTCGCGTAGAAAAAGAATTAATACTTACGGCTTTGCCTAAATCAATTACGACACCGATTGCAATGCAGGTAAGTGAGACTATCGGTGGAATACCGCCACTAACAGCGGTCCTCGTAATGATTGCAGGATTTACTGGTGCAATACTTGGGCCATATATTTATAAGTTCGCGAAAGTTACTTCGCCAATTAGTCGTGGAGTATCAATGGGTAGTGCAAGTCATGGCATTGGAGTTTCTAAGTTAGCAGAATACGGTGAAGAAGATTTATCTATTGGTTCTGTTTCGATGAGTTTGAGTGCTGTTATAGGTGCGATTATTTGTCCCATTTTAGCAATGTTCATATCATAA
- a CDS encoding UPF0223 family protein, giving the protein MEYSYPISPDWTTDEIISIIQFFEGIEKAYEKGIKREDMLALYRRFKEIVPSQSEEKSVFREFEEVSGYISYQVIKQTKELEDGQIVRVQR; this is encoded by the coding sequence ATGGAATACTCATATCCTATTTCACCAGATTGGACGACTGATGAAATCATTTCAATCATTCAATTTTTTGAAGGAATAGAAAAAGCCTATGAAAAGGGCATTAAAAGAGAAGATATGCTAGCGTTATATCGACGATTTAAAGAAATTGTTCCGTCTCAATCAGAAGAAAAATCAGTATTTCGCGAATTTGAAGAAGTGAGTGGCTATATCAGCTACCAAGTAATTAAACAAACAAAAGAATTAGAAGACGGGCAAATCGTCCGAGTACAAAGATAA